A window from Betta splendens chromosome 1, fBetSpl5.4, whole genome shotgun sequence encodes these proteins:
- the LOC129604663 gene encoding syncytin-A-like, giving the protein MRGHCPATGVVLTALVLLIDARPLPNLNEDEERPPDQYHVNLWYCYQDRALLTLLVQCVSYYDGPDFMGTLPQSYINYVCGHTIYVHLPPNWVGCCAPVYVSDGSYVITPQQTTSKRLLRKREIDLKESDRIWGSVVPMDKKLWTTGQKVALSLFPCLGVGKIMLRVETINYCMTLFFNVTVTALASIDRRLTALTLRELQDCLVLELLTASRGGVCAIVGPKCCTYIPGDNQDAKVTQQALHDLQHISNVQAADVVKDKSWFDWFRSGTWTDILMKIFGPILLILLVLMLIVLCVIPCLRAMIIRLVNQGLLRVCAVIHSRQIHIHL; this is encoded by the coding sequence atgaggggacactgtccagccacgggagttgtactaactgcccttgtactgttgattgatgctaggccACTCCCAAACctcaatgaggatgaggagagacctcctgatcAATATCACGTTAACTTGTGGTATTGTTACCAAGACAGAgcactcttaactttactggttcagtgtgtctcttattatgatggccctgatttcatggggaccctcccacagtcttatatcaactatgtttgtggacacacaatctatgtgcatcttccacccaattgggtaggatgctgtgctcctgtttatgtttcagatggctcctacgtgataacaccacagcagacgacttccaagAGACTgctacggaagcgagagatcgacctgaaggaaagtgatcggatctggggatcagtcGTTCCAatggacaagaagctctggactacaggccagaaagtggcactatccctatttccatgtTTGGGGGTAGGAAAAATTatgctaagagttgaaaccataaattactgtATGACCCTGTTCTTCAATGTCACGGTAACGGCCCTTGCCAGTATAGATCGTCGTCTCACCGCCCTAACACTCCGTGAGTTACAGGACTGCCTGGTGTTAGAGCTGCTCACTGCAAGCCGaggtggagtgtgtgcaatagtgggccccaagtgctgcacatacattccaggagacaaccaagacgcaaaggtcacccaacaggcactccatgacctacagcacatatccaacgtgcaggcggctgatgtagtgaaagacaaatcctggtttgattggtttaggtctggcacatggactgacattctgatgaagatttttggaccgattctactgattcttttggttctgatgctgattgtgttgtgcgtaattccctgtttgagggccatgatcatcaggctggtgaatcaaggccttctcagggtgtgcgcagtcatccACTCTCGGCAAATACACATACACCTTTGA